A part of Winslowiella toletana genomic DNA contains:
- a CDS encoding DUF445 domain-containing protein, producing MDKETELKKVKRIALLLLCIAAGVFVTTLFFPPGFWVSGVKAIAEAAMVGALADWFAVVALFRRVPVPFISRHTAIIPRNKDRIGENLGRFVQEKFLNTESLLALIRRHDPAQIIASWLRAPGNAERLGRHLMQVMRGFLDLTDDARIQRFIRRAVHKAIDKVDLTQSGAMLLESLTKNNRHQELLDAAIEQLLKLLHKPGTREFIALQLVRWLKREHPIKAKMLPTEWLGEHSADLVSNAVNSILDDIGQDHGHELRLGFNRAVERFIEKLKQDPEMARRADSIKSYLKEDEALNSYIGELWGDLRGWLKEDLNRDNSAVQAKITAAGHWFSETLINDASLRASLNQHMEEAASTVAPDFAAFLTRHISDTVKSWDARDMSHQIEVNIGKDLQFIRINGTLVGGTIGLILYLLSQLPPVIERLMM from the coding sequence ATGGATAAAGAGACTGAATTAAAGAAAGTTAAACGTATTGCCCTGCTGTTGCTGTGTATCGCGGCGGGCGTATTTGTCACCACCCTGTTCTTCCCGCCCGGCTTTTGGGTCAGTGGGGTTAAAGCGATTGCCGAGGCGGCGATGGTCGGCGCACTGGCTGACTGGTTTGCGGTTGTGGCGCTGTTTCGCCGCGTGCCGGTGCCGTTTATCTCACGCCATACGGCGATTATTCCGCGCAATAAAGATCGTATCGGTGAGAATCTTGGTCGCTTTGTGCAGGAGAAATTCCTCAATACTGAATCGCTGCTGGCGCTGATCCGCCGTCACGATCCGGCGCAGATTATCGCCAGCTGGTTGCGCGCGCCGGGCAATGCCGAACGGCTCGGACGCCATCTGATGCAGGTGATGCGCGGCTTTCTCGATCTGACCGATGATGCGCGCATCCAGCGCTTTATCCGCCGCGCGGTGCATAAGGCGATTGATAAGGTCGATCTGACTCAGTCCGGCGCCATGCTGCTGGAGAGCCTGACCAAAAACAACCGTCATCAGGAGCTGCTGGATGCGGCAATTGAGCAGTTACTGAAGCTGCTGCATAAACCCGGTACTCGCGAGTTTATCGCCCTGCAGCTGGTGCGCTGGCTGAAGCGTGAACATCCCATCAAAGCCAAAATGCTGCCGACCGAGTGGCTGGGCGAACACAGCGCCGATCTGGTGTCGAATGCAGTCAATTCGATTCTTGATGATATTGGTCAGGATCATGGTCATGAACTGCGCCTTGGTTTTAACCGCGCGGTTGAGCGCTTTATCGAGAAGCTTAAGCAGGATCCGGAGATGGCGCGCCGTGCCGACAGTATTAAGTCATATCTGAAAGAGGATGAGGCGCTGAACAGCTATATCGGCGAGCTGTGGGGCGATCTGCGCGGCTGGCTGAAAGAGGATTTAAACCGCGATAACTCAGCGGTACAGGCAAAAATCACTGCCGCAGGCCACTGGTTTAGCGAAACACTGATCAATGACGCCAGTCTGCGTGCCTCACTGAATCAGCATATGGAGGAAGCGGCCAGCACCGTCGCGCCGGACTTCGCCGCCTTCCTGACCCGCCATATCAGCGATACGGTAAAAAGCTGGGATGCGCGCGATATGTCCCATCAGATCGAAGTGAATATCGGCAAGGATCTGCAGTTTATCCGCATCAACGGTACGCTGGTTGGCGGCACCATTGGGCTGATTCTGTATCTGCTGTCGCAGCTGCCGCCAGTGATTGAGCGCCTGATGATGTAA
- a CDS encoding helicase HerA-like C-terminal domain-containing protein, whose protein sequence is MTAPLLIAQTSETQLHLLPAMANRHGLITGATGTGKTVTLQKLAESFSDIGVPVFMADVKGDLTGIAREGVSSEKLLARLAKIGVSDWQPQSSPAVLWDIFAAKGHPLRATVTDLGPLLLARLLNLNEVQSGVLQIIFRIADDQGLLLLDFKDLRAMTQYIGDNAKSFQTQYGNISSASVGAIQRGLLTLEEQGAEYFFGEPMLDIKDWMRTDANGKGVINILSAEKLYQMPKLYATSLLWMLSELYEQLPEAGDLDKPKLVFFFDEAHLLFNDAPQVLLDKIEQVIRLIRSKAVGVYFVSQNPADIPDTVLGQLGNRVQHALRAFTPKDQKAVKTAAQTMRANPAFDTVTAIQALGTGEALISFLDEKGSPTMVERAMVIAPGSRMGPVTDDERNGLINHSPLSGKYDEAVDRESAYEMLQKGVQAASEQAPASKGNELAVDNGILGGLKDILFGSTGPRGGKRDGVVQTMAKSATRQITNQIIRGVLGSIMGGRKR, encoded by the coding sequence ATGACCGCACCCCTGTTGATTGCCCAGACCAGCGAGACCCAACTGCATCTGTTGCCAGCGATGGCCAACCGCCACGGCTTGATTACCGGCGCGACCGGCACCGGCAAAACCGTTACTCTGCAAAAACTGGCCGAATCGTTTTCTGATATTGGCGTGCCGGTTTTTATGGCCGATGTAAAAGGAGATCTGACCGGTATCGCCCGCGAGGGAGTCAGCTCGGAGAAGCTGCTGGCGCGGCTGGCGAAGATTGGCGTCAGCGACTGGCAGCCGCAAAGCAGTCCGGCGGTGCTGTGGGATATCTTTGCGGCAAAAGGGCATCCGCTGCGCGCCACGGTGACTGACCTCGGCCCGCTGTTGCTGGCGCGCCTGCTGAATCTGAATGAGGTGCAGTCGGGGGTGTTGCAGATTATCTTCCGCATCGCCGACGATCAGGGCTTACTGCTGCTCGATTTTAAAGATCTGCGCGCCATGACGCAGTATATCGGCGATAACGCTAAATCCTTCCAGACGCAGTACGGCAATATTAGCAGTGCCTCGGTCGGCGCGATTCAGCGCGGGTTACTGACGCTGGAGGAGCAAGGAGCCGAGTACTTCTTTGGTGAGCCGATGCTGGATATCAAAGACTGGATGCGCACCGATGCGAATGGCAAAGGGGTGATCAATATTCTGTCGGCGGAGAAGCTGTACCAGATGCCGAAGTTGTACGCCACCAGCCTGCTGTGGATGCTGTCGGAGCTGTATGAGCAACTGCCGGAAGCTGGCGACCTCGATAAGCCAAAACTGGTGTTCTTCTTTGATGAGGCGCACCTGCTGTTTAACGATGCGCCGCAGGTGTTGCTGGATAAGATCGAGCAGGTGATCCGCCTGATCCGCTCCAAGGCGGTGGGGGTTTATTTTGTCAGTCAGAATCCGGCGGATATTCCGGATACCGTGCTCGGTCAGCTGGGTAACCGCGTTCAGCATGCGCTGCGCGCCTTTACGCCGAAAGATCAGAAAGCGGTAAAAACCGCCGCGCAAACCATGCGCGCCAATCCGGCATTTGATACCGTGACTGCGATTCAGGCGCTGGGCACCGGCGAAGCGCTGATCTCTTTCCTTGATGAGAAAGGCAGTCCGACAATGGTCGAACGCGCGATGGTCATTGCCCCTGGCTCGCGGATGGGGCCGGTGACCGACGACGAACGTAACGGTCTGATTAACCACTCGCCACTGTCGGGCAAATATGATGAAGCGGTCGATCGCGAGTCGGCATATGAGATGCTGCAAAAAGGAGTGCAGGCCGCCAGCGAGCAGGCGCCAGCCAGCAAAGGCAACGAGCTGGCGGTGGATAACGGCATTCTCGGCGGGCTAAAAGATATTCTGTTCGGCAGCACCGGGCCACGCGGCGGTAAGCGTGATGGCGTGGTGCAGACCATGGCGAAAAGCGCGACCCGACAGATCACCAACCAGATTATCCGTGGGGTACTGGGCAGTATTATGGGAGGCCGCAAACGTTAA
- a CDS encoding response regulator: MEQPIRLMIADDHAIMREGLKQIFALDNNIEVVCEAPDGSQVLERLRHCDITLLLLDISMPGISGEDLINRIIPQYPALRILVLSMYNEPQIARRVLNSGALGYITKDKPPEVLLHAIRTVARGARYIDHDLAQEIVFSEYQGGNRAPHESLTMRERQIMIMLAHGESINAIADTLSISNKTVSTYKSRMMKRMNFSNNADIVKYSLNYNLVQ, encoded by the coding sequence ATGGAACAACCTATCCGGCTGATGATCGCCGACGATCACGCGATTATGCGTGAGGGACTGAAGCAAATTTTTGCCCTGGATAACAATATTGAAGTGGTGTGCGAAGCGCCGGATGGCAGCCAGGTGCTGGAGCGTCTGCGTCACTGTGATATCACTCTGCTGCTGCTGGATATCTCAATGCCCGGCATCAGCGGCGAGGACCTGATTAACCGCATTATTCCGCAATATCCGGCGCTGCGCATTCTGGTGCTGAGCATGTATAACGAGCCGCAAATCGCCCGCAGGGTGCTGAATAGCGGCGCGCTGGGCTATATCACCAAAGATAAACCGCCGGAAGTGCTGCTGCATGCGATTCGCACCGTGGCGCGTGGCGCGCGCTATATCGATCACGATCTGGCGCAGGAGATTGTGTTCTCCGAATATCAGGGCGGCAACCGCGCGCCCCATGAGAGCCTGACGATGCGTGAGCGGCAGATTATGATTATGCTGGCTCATGGCGAAAGCATTAATGCGATTGCCGATACCCTGTCGATTAGCAATAAAACCGTCAGCACCTATAAATCGCGCATGATGAAGCGGATGAACTTTAGCAACAATGCCGATATCGTGAAGTATTCGCTGAACTATAATCTGGTGCAGTGA
- a CDS encoding PAS domain-containing sensor histidine kinase, translated as MSIINIEGIMLLQGFSNRQQRADLNSPNLSDIALNRIHDAIYLIDRELGIQYVNDKACKLMGYSRKEFSQLTFSTIDRELLDSDVFALWWKLSIRPEGITFTSQHACRNGELVPVEVSSSSYDNQGLQQILCVVHDVRELRRKEEQQRLREKQMNTVVENSPDLIARFDLNMCCVYANPAVRRWFNRSEREIHNWQLTESVPLGDVGLSFFKLISQTLVDEQGAENELTFERDGHKQVLHVRCVPEYNLHSKMVSVLAVGRDITLVRQTEDELRAAHQQLRMLTRNQELTREVERKQLARDIHDELGQHLTSLRTGLSLLSMREHEGSAVIQAQLENLMGLVDSTIQVVRDVSTRLRPNVLNLGLIPALEWLRDQFMKNGGCRCILIAPDEQSVQLDEAAMTATFRVVQESLTNAARHASASNIYIIVKPQPDTLVVEVVDNGKGFHVNRVQKNAFGLLGIQERGRMLNGDATVTSSPGKGTRIKLTVPLSAASKNHKKDD; from the coding sequence ATGAGCATCATCAATATAGAGGGAATTATGCTGCTGCAGGGCTTTTCTAACCGGCAACAACGTGCAGATTTAAACTCACCCAATTTATCTGACATTGCTTTAAATCGTATTCACGATGCTATTTACCTGATCGACCGTGAATTAGGCATTCAATATGTCAACGATAAAGCCTGTAAGTTAATGGGGTATTCGCGCAAGGAATTTTCTCAACTGACCTTTTCGACCATCGATCGCGAATTGCTGGACAGTGACGTCTTTGCTTTATGGTGGAAGCTGAGCATACGTCCTGAGGGGATAACCTTTACTTCGCAGCATGCCTGCCGCAATGGTGAGCTGGTCCCGGTAGAGGTCAGCTCCAGCAGCTATGACAATCAGGGTCTGCAACAGATCCTCTGCGTAGTGCACGATGTGCGTGAGCTGCGCCGCAAGGAAGAGCAGCAGCGTTTGCGTGAAAAGCAGATGAATACGGTGGTGGAGAACTCGCCGGACCTGATCGCGCGCTTTGACCTCAATATGTGCTGCGTGTACGCCAATCCGGCGGTACGTCGCTGGTTTAATCGCAGTGAACGCGAAATCCATAACTGGCAGTTAACCGAAAGCGTGCCGCTGGGCGATGTCGGCCTGAGCTTTTTTAAACTGATCTCGCAAACCCTGGTCGATGAACAGGGGGCGGAAAATGAGCTGACCTTCGAGCGCGACGGCCATAAGCAGGTGCTGCATGTGCGCTGCGTGCCGGAATATAACCTGCACAGCAAGATGGTCAGCGTACTGGCGGTCGGCAGAGATATTACGCTGGTGCGTCAGACCGAAGATGAGTTGCGCGCCGCCCATCAGCAGCTGCGTATGCTGACGCGCAATCAGGAGCTGACCCGTGAAGTGGAGCGCAAACAGCTGGCGCGCGATATTCATGATGAGCTGGGCCAGCATCTGACGTCGCTGCGCACCGGCCTGTCACTGCTGTCGATGCGTGAGCACGAGGGCAGCGCGGTGATTCAGGCCCAGCTGGAGAATCTGATGGGGCTGGTGGACAGCACCATCCAGGTGGTCCGCGATGTCTCCACCCGGCTGCGGCCCAATGTGCTGAATCTCGGCCTGATCCCGGCGCTGGAGTGGCTGCGCGATCAGTTTATGAAAAACGGCGGCTGCCGCTGCATTCTGATTGCGCCTGACGAACAGAGCGTGCAGCTGGATGAGGCGGCGATGACCGCCACGTTCCGCGTGGTGCAGGAGTCGCTGACCAATGCCGCGCGCCACGCCAGCGCCAGCAATATCTATATTATCGTCAAACCGCAGCCCGACACGCTGGTGGTCGAAGTGGTGGATAATGGCAAAGGTTTTCATGTTAATCGTGTGCAGAAGAATGCTTTTGGCCTGCTGGGTATCCAGGAGCGCGGCCGCATGCTGAATGGCGATGCTACCGTCACCAGTTCACCCGGAAAAGGCACCCGCATCAAACTGACGGTCCCGCTATCCGCAGCCAGTAAAAACCATAAAAAGGATGATTAA
- a CDS encoding RNA polymerase sigma factor, translating to MITTITGATAEQRNPTEYSLSVDWDEVFTLHNKKLMNFIRKRIANPEDVEDVLQMTCLEVLRNRHKFMGASRPETWVFGIAVNLIRNYYKSQQSRYLLDTLDDEITADLLFDNDPSDITEQRQLLGATLNSIEKLPGDIRTMLSILVENEGSYQDVAQHLNIPIGTVRSRLSRAREALRVGVYA from the coding sequence ATGATCACGACAATCACTGGCGCCACCGCAGAACAGCGTAATCCCACTGAATATTCACTGAGTGTTGACTGGGATGAGGTTTTTACTCTGCATAATAAAAAGCTGATGAATTTTATTCGTAAGCGCATCGCGAATCCGGAGGATGTGGAGGATGTGCTGCAAATGACCTGTCTGGAAGTGTTGCGTAATCGCCATAAATTTATGGGCGCTTCACGCCCGGAAACCTGGGTTTTCGGTATTGCGGTGAATCTGATCCGTAATTACTACAAAAGTCAGCAGAGCCGCTATCTGCTTGACACTCTCGATGATGAGATTACCGCCGATCTGCTGTTTGATAATGATCCCAGCGATATCACCGAACAGCGCCAGCTGCTTGGCGCGACGTTAAATTCAATTGAAAAACTGCCGGGCGATATTCGCACCATGCTCTCGATTCTGGTGGAGAACGAAGGCAGTTATCAGGATGTGGCGCAACATCTGAATATTCCGATCGGTACGGTGCGATCCCGTCTGTCACGCGCCCGTGAAGCTTTACGCGTCGGGGTTTATGCCTGA
- the sctW gene encoding type III secretion system gatekeeper subunit SctW, with amino-acid sequence MIKMQPAIPAMQHTLKALLKGTEAAAAKNANRGPDNVRTRAETQADSLEEIGSMFSEKMESKNKAQNRRQMQSNLMRNKHSVAKVEHLNQLFQLMDSNEQQVLEQQLGLMREALARSPAPSSEELLQEMGGDPARCDVMLRMVQQQASSDGDTKLADAASQHLSNLLQQHGDSIRAGSNTASAIAEFTSDPAEKQSLRNLYYNSIVHQQSAMAMLDLLLDQVEPRHFVPTLRTLQRALADDIAALAPSITAGALRHIRHGLHEAGQLNHTLAASSTLLKRMSHKLPEVALSAVDLTRRLLQLSHNGAYNSDFQHLGQEVVGAQPQHLSLFFSCLFPLVHQLPHSLWKEPDQRKTALQLLRGIITELAKAEQQQLARRAS; translated from the coding sequence ATGATTAAAATGCAACCCGCTATACCCGCAATGCAGCACACCTTAAAAGCGCTACTGAAAGGGACTGAAGCCGCGGCGGCAAAAAATGCCAACCGGGGTCCGGATAATGTGCGCACGCGGGCGGAGACGCAGGCTGATTCGCTGGAAGAGATCGGTTCCATGTTCAGTGAGAAGATGGAGAGTAAAAACAAGGCGCAGAACCGCCGTCAGATGCAGAGCAACCTGATGCGTAATAAGCATTCGGTGGCCAAAGTGGAACATCTTAATCAGCTGTTCCAGTTAATGGACAGCAATGAACAGCAGGTGCTGGAGCAGCAGCTCGGATTAATGCGTGAAGCGCTGGCGCGCTCGCCAGCGCCCAGCAGCGAAGAGCTGTTGCAGGAGATGGGCGGCGACCCGGCGCGTTGTGATGTGATGTTGCGTATGGTACAGCAGCAGGCCAGCAGCGACGGCGACACTAAACTGGCCGATGCCGCCAGCCAGCATCTGAGCAACTTGCTGCAACAGCATGGCGACAGCATTCGCGCCGGCAGCAATACCGCGTCGGCGATTGCCGAATTTACCAGCGATCCGGCGGAAAAGCAGTCGCTGCGCAATCTCTACTACAACAGTATCGTGCATCAGCAGTCGGCGATGGCGATGCTCGATCTGCTGCTCGATCAGGTGGAGCCACGCCACTTTGTGCCGACGCTGCGCACTCTGCAACGCGCGCTGGCCGATGATATCGCCGCGCTGGCGCCGTCGATTACCGCTGGCGCGTTACGCCATATTCGTCACGGCCTGCATGAGGCCGGTCAGCTTAATCACACGCTGGCGGCCAGCAGCACGTTGCTGAAACGCATGAGCCATAAACTGCCGGAAGTGGCGTTAAGCGCGGTCGACTTAACCCGCCGTCTGCTGCAACTCAGCCATAACGGCGCTTATAACAGCGATTTTCAGCATCTCGGTCAGGAGGTGGTCGGCGCACAACCCCAGCATCTGTCACTGTTCTTTAGCTGCCTGTTTCCGCTGGTGCATCAGCTGCCGCACTCGCTGTGGAAAGAACCCGATCAGCGTAAAACCGCGCTGCAACTGCTGCGCGGCATTATTACCGAACTGGCGAAGGCTGAGCAGCAGCAGCTGGCGCGCAGAGCTTCGTAA
- the sctV gene encoding type III secretion system export apparatus subunit SctV: MNTLFLILNKIAISAMQRSEVVGAAFAMALVFMLIIPLPLGLIDMLIALNICLSSLLVVLAMYLPKPLAFSTFPAVLLLTTMFRLALSISTTRQILIQQDAGHVVAAFGNFVVGGNLAVGMVMFLILTVVNFLVITKGSERVAEVAARFTLDAMPGKQMSIDSDLRAGMIDVWQAKARRSDLAKESQLFGAMDGAMKFVKGDAIACLVILFINLIGGFSIGVLQLGMPAGEAMHVYSILTIGDGLIAQIPALLISLTAGMIITRVSSDNEKSVDNNIGREIAEQLTSQPKAWILSSIGMVGFALLPGMPTAVFLVLAALTMISGTFQLWRVRQEGRMAQPQMENEVIPPELNGKEDLRQFNPTRPYLINFPAASRGQPEMLELVQDIRRLRNRIVYHFGFTLPAFDIEFLEHQDEHEFRFSVYEIPQVIGTFNLPMLAVHQRWLEAIAEADREQVIAGDELRREGDLIWLPAEHPLLQNDEVDRWSPRELLVKRMENAIHASSPHFIGLQETRALMGWLETEQPELSQELQRVMPIARFSSVLQKLVAERIPLRSVRAIAEALIEHGQHERDINLLTDQVRITLKNHLCYQYAQADGLHVWLLTPELEEQLRDALRQTQNEIFFALMQEQVTAILAEVGQAFPSDSNQSAVLLVAQDLRSPMRTLIHEEYHQVPVLSFAELQPNLAVNVLGRIDLDPAVYSLTSWES; encoded by the coding sequence ATGAATACTCTCTTTCTGATCCTCAACAAAATCGCCATCAGCGCCATGCAGCGCTCGGAAGTGGTCGGCGCGGCCTTTGCCATGGCGCTGGTGTTTATGCTGATCATTCCGCTGCCGCTCGGCTTAATCGATATGCTGATTGCGCTGAATATCTGCCTCTCCTCGCTGCTGGTGGTACTGGCGATGTACCTGCCGAAGCCGCTGGCGTTCTCCACCTTCCCGGCGGTGCTGCTGCTCACCACCATGTTCCGTCTGGCGCTGTCGATCTCCACCACGCGCCAGATTCTGATTCAGCAGGATGCCGGTCATGTGGTGGCGGCCTTCGGTAACTTTGTGGTCGGCGGTAACCTGGCGGTCGGCATGGTGATGTTTCTGATCCTGACGGTGGTGAACTTTTTAGTGATCACCAAAGGATCGGAAAGGGTAGCGGAAGTAGCGGCGCGCTTTACCCTCGATGCGATGCCGGGCAAGCAGATGTCAATCGACAGCGATCTGCGCGCCGGGATGATCGATGTCTGGCAGGCGAAGGCGCGACGCAGCGATCTGGCGAAAGAGAGCCAGCTGTTCGGCGCAATGGATGGCGCGATGAAATTTGTTAAGGGCGACGCCATCGCCTGTCTGGTGATCCTGTTTATTAACCTGATTGGTGGCTTCAGCATCGGCGTATTACAGCTCGGGATGCCTGCCGGTGAGGCGATGCACGTCTACTCCATTCTGACGATTGGCGACGGCCTGATCGCACAGATCCCGGCGCTGCTGATCTCACTGACCGCCGGGATGATCATTACCCGCGTCTCCTCCGATAACGAAAAATCCGTCGATAACAATATTGGCCGCGAAATCGCCGAGCAGCTGACCAGCCAGCCAAAAGCCTGGATCCTATCGTCGATCGGTATGGTGGGGTTTGCGCTGCTACCGGGGATGCCGACTGCGGTGTTCCTGGTGCTGGCGGCGCTGACGATGATTAGCGGCACCTTTCAGCTGTGGCGCGTGCGTCAGGAAGGACGGATGGCGCAGCCGCAGATGGAAAATGAAGTGATCCCGCCGGAGCTGAATGGCAAAGAGGATCTGCGCCAGTTTAATCCGACCCGTCCTTACCTGATTAACTTCCCGGCCGCCAGCCGTGGCCAGCCGGAGATGCTGGAGCTGGTGCAGGATATTCGTCGTCTGCGTAACCGCATCGTTTATCACTTTGGTTTTACCTTACCGGCCTTCGATATCGAGTTTCTTGAGCATCAGGATGAGCATGAGTTTCGCTTCTCGGTATATGAGATTCCGCAGGTGATCGGCACCTTTAATCTGCCGATGCTGGCGGTGCATCAGCGCTGGCTGGAGGCGATTGCAGAGGCCGATCGCGAGCAGGTTATCGCTGGTGACGAGCTAAGGCGTGAAGGCGATCTGATCTGGCTACCGGCAGAACATCCGTTACTGCAAAACGATGAGGTGGATCGCTGGAGTCCGCGTGAACTGCTGGTGAAGCGGATGGAAAACGCCATTCATGCCAGCAGCCCGCACTTTATTGGTCTGCAGGAGACGCGGGCGCTGATGGGTTGGCTGGAGACCGAGCAGCCGGAGCTGTCGCAGGAGTTGCAGCGTGTGATGCCGATTGCCCGTTTCTCCAGCGTGTTGCAGAAGCTGGTGGCCGAACGTATTCCGCTGCGTTCGGTACGCGCGATTGCCGAAGCGCTAATCGAGCACGGCCAGCATGAGCGCGATATCAACCTGCTGACCGACCAGGTGCGCATCACGCTGAAAAATCATCTCTGTTATCAGTATGCGCAGGCGGATGGCCTGCATGTCTGGCTGCTGACGCCGGAGCTGGAAGAGCAGCTGCGTGATGCGCTGCGCCAGACGCAGAATGAGATTTTCTTTGCCCTGATGCAGGAGCAGGTTACGGCGATCCTTGCTGAAGTCGGACAGGCATTCCCGTCCGACAGCAATCAGAGCGCGGTACTGCTGGTGGCGCAGGATCTGCGCAGCCCGATGCGCACCCTGATCCACGAAGAGTATCACCAGGTGCCGGTGCTGTCGTTTGCCGAGCTGCAACCCAATCTGGCGGTGAATGTGCTCGGGCGCATTGACCTCGATCCCGCCGTCTACTCACTTACCAGCTGGGAGAGTTAA
- a CDS encoding FHA domain-containing protein has translation MMFELRVLSGLHLGAALPLFGDSWLIGPTEEADLQLTDAAIDSTYRLLHPDEENWQLQQAANDSSLQDLVVSESFSLGGVWLCVAAADTPWSAFTPPPVAEAVAANEAPVAAAPAKGGFPRWISALMLSLTLLLTFTVVSWILQPTVAQSQINQSGRQHLDTPAEMRAPLLNMLRERDLAAAVSVVNSKKTLTLKGKLNKEQMLVFNRMLARFNADYMTAEPLINQVTPLKIELPFRIVQITTGARANIVTDEGQRLFIGDEVDNLRLVSITSNRIEFNGRDNIKVSW, from the coding sequence ATGATGTTCGAACTGCGCGTACTGTCCGGCCTGCATTTAGGCGCGGCGTTGCCCCTGTTTGGCGACAGCTGGTTGATTGGCCCGACGGAAGAGGCGGATCTGCAACTAACCGATGCGGCGATCGACAGCACTTACCGTCTGCTACATCCGGATGAAGAGAACTGGCAGCTACAGCAGGCCGCAAACGACAGCAGTCTGCAGGATCTGGTGGTCAGCGAATCATTTTCCCTTGGCGGCGTCTGGCTGTGCGTGGCGGCGGCAGACACCCCGTGGAGCGCCTTTACGCCACCGCCAGTGGCTGAAGCGGTCGCGGCGAACGAGGCGCCGGTGGCCGCTGCGCCAGCGAAAGGCGGTTTTCCGCGCTGGATCAGCGCGCTGATGTTAAGCCTGACGCTGCTGCTGACCTTTACCGTGGTCAGCTGGATCCTGCAACCGACGGTGGCGCAAAGCCAGATTAATCAGTCCGGACGCCAGCATCTGGATACGCCCGCTGAGATGCGCGCGCCGCTGCTGAATATGTTGCGCGAACGCGATCTGGCTGCGGCGGTCAGCGTGGTAAACAGCAAAAAGACGCTGACGCTAAAGGGCAAACTGAATAAAGAGCAGATGCTGGTATTTAACCGCATGCTGGCGCGCTTTAATGCCGACTATATGACCGCCGAGCCGCTGATTAACCAGGTGACGCCGCTGAAGATCGAACTGCCGTTCCGCATCGTGCAGATCACCACCGGCGCCCGCGCCAATATTGTTACCGATGAGGGGCAGCGGCTGTTTATTGGCGATGAAGTCGACAACCTGCGTCTGGTGTCGATCACCAGCAACCGCATCGAATTTAACGGACGCGACAATATTAAGGTGAGCTGGTAA